In Juglans regia cultivar Chandler chromosome 5, Walnut 2.0, whole genome shotgun sequence, the following are encoded in one genomic region:
- the LOC109011845 gene encoding uncharacterized protein LOC109011845, with product MTMVGWVGLGWAHIKVPLRRASCELQSLAFSIRMFYIQHQLSFLPPSKLPTVYYLLALLYYSLSLSAMKQSLHSNALLLFLLFLISYSEISARSIPVRQEQEKVKLNEITPGGSLVELDQGSKSMNELMGMEDCNKGDEECLQRRILTEVHLDYIYTQHHKP from the exons ATGACGATggtgggttgggttgggttgggttgggccCACATTAAGGTGCCTTTGAGGAGAGCTTCATGTGAGTTGCAGAGCTTAGCTTTCTCGATCCGCATGTTTTATATCCAACATCAGCTCTCATTCTTACCTCCATCCAAACTCCCAACTGTCTACTACCTTCTAGCTCTGCTgtattactctctctctctctccgccaTGAAGCAAAGCTTGCACTCTAATGCTCTTCTCCTCTTCCTTTTATTCCTTATTTCTTACTCAGAAATATCTGCCCGTTCCATACCAGTCCGACAAG AACAAGAGAAAGTAAAGCTCAACGAAATCACTCCTGGAGGTTCCCTTGTAGAGTTGGATCAAGGCAGTAAATCCATGAAT GAGCTCATGGGGATGGAAGATTGCAATAAAGGGGATGAAGAATGCTTACAGAGAAGGATACTTACAGAGGTTCACTTGGACTACATCTACACCCAGCACCACAAGCCTTGA
- the LOC109011848 gene encoding uncharacterized protein LOC109011848 yields the protein MEWCNHCQRSCNEVCMFGFISCPTCGKVLAEVGVRKSSYLIKARKKRMKRVKKEKKKKPADATEPEHSSCSSSLSIPESKVPTECSQKATDKNQIIEKCSQMKISNTRMMWCSHCLEFCRTECCGDAICCSFCGKVLESAIRRNSF from the exons ATGGAATGGTGCAATCACTGCCAGAGAAGTTGCAACGAAGTATGCATGTTTGGCTTCAT TTCCTGTCCTACATGTGGAAAGGTTCTTGCTGAAGTTGGTGTTAGGAAAAGTTCTTACTTGATTAAAGccagaaaaaagagaatgaaaagagtaaagaaggagaagaagaagaagccagCAGATGCAACAGAACCAGAGCATTCCAGTTGTTCTTCGAGTCTCTCAATCCCTGAAAGCAAAGTTCCAACTGAATGTTCCCAGAAAGCAACCGACAAGAACCAGATCATTGAAAA ATGTTCACAAATGAAAATTAGCAATACTAGGATGATGTGGTGTAGCCACTGTCTCGAATTCTGCAGGACAGAATGCTGTGGTGACGCCAT ATGTTGTTCTTTCTGCGGAAAGGTTTTAGAGTCAGCGATCAGGAGAAATTCTTTCTAG